Proteins from a single region of Apium graveolens cultivar Ventura chromosome 7, ASM990537v1, whole genome shotgun sequence:
- the LOC141672278 gene encoding cyclase-associated protein 1-like produces the protein MEESLIQRLESAVTRLESLSDGLRSGSSPAIGGDASSDPSVTAFEDLINEHVGRIVRAAETIDGEVFDVTKVLEEGFAVQKDLIIQMKQSQKPDMAGLGAFLKPLNEVITKANQMTGGKGSDFFNHMKTVAESMSALAWIAYTGKDCGMSMPTAHVEECWQSAEFYNNKVLVEYRNKDPNHVEWAKALKELYTPGLRDYVKAHYPLGPVWSATGKTIVSASSSSPAPPPAPSASHFSSGTSKPSSSNSAGMSAVFNEISSGSATSGLRKVTDDMKTKNRPDRGGAVTTTEKESRPGSFSSAKTGPPKLELQMGRKWVVENQTGIKDLAIDDCDAKQTVYIFNCKDSVLQIKGKVNNITIDKCNKMGVVFTDVVAACEIVNCNRLEVQCQGISPTISIDNTTGCQFYLSKDSLESSITTAKSSEINMLVPGATPEDDMVEHSLPQQYVHVFQEGQFVTSPVSHSGA, from the exons ATGGAGGAATCATTGATACAGAGGCTAGAATCTGCCGTGACACGGCTAGAGTCACTCTCCGACGGCCTCCGATCAGGTTCTTCGCCGGCGATTGGTGGAGATGCGTCGTCGGATCCGTCAGTGACGGCGTTTGAGGATTTGATAAATGAACATGTAGGTAGGATTGTGAGAGCTGCGGAGACGATCGATGGAGAAGTTTTCGATGTTACGAAGGTTCTAGAAGAAGGATTTGCGGTTCAGAAGGATCTTATTATTCAAATGAAACAATCTCAG AAACCTGATATGGCAGGTTTGGGTGCATTCCTCAAGCCATTAAATGAGGTTATCACAAAAGCAAACCAGATGACAGGAGGGAAGGGATCCGATTTCTTTAATCACATGAAGACTGTTGCGGAGAGTATGTCAGCTCTTGCATGGATTGCATATACAGGAAAAGACTGCG GTATGAGTATGCCTACTGCGCACGTTGAAGAATGTTGGCAATCAGCAGAGTTCTACAATAACAAG GTCTTAGTGGAGTACAGAAATAAAGACCCAAATCATGTGGAGTGGGCAAAAGCTTTGAAGGAGCTATATACACCGGGTTTGAGGGATTATGTGAAGGCTCACTATCCTCTCGGTCCTGTATGGAGTGCAACAGGGAAGACTATAGTGTCTGCCTCTTCAAGTTCTCCTGCTCCTCCACCTGCTCCATCAGCCTCACACTTCAGTTCAGGAACTTCTAAGCCTTCATCATCAAACTCAGCTGGGATGTCTGCTGTTTTTAACGAAATTAGTTCAGGGAGTGCAACTTCTG GGTTAAGAAAGGTCACAGATGATATGAAGACAAAGAACCGTCCTGATAGAGGTGGAGCTGTTACTACTACCGAAAAAGAGAGTCGGCCCGGTTCATTTTCTTCTGCGAAGACTGGACCTCCAAAGTTGGAGCTTCAAATGGGTCGAAA ATGGGTGGTTGAAAATCAGACTGGAATCAAGGATTTGGCAATTGATGACTGCGATGCAAAGCAAACTGTATACATATTTAATTGCAAAGATTCCGTTCTTCAAATCAAAG GAAAAGTGAACAACATTACGATTGATAAATGCAACAAGATGGGAGTTGTGTTCACG GATGTCGTGGCTGCTTGTGAGATTGTTAATTGCAATCGCCTTGAGGTGCAATGCCAG GGTATATCCCCAACGATATCAATAGACAATACGACAGGTTGCCAGTTTTATTTGAGCAAAGATTCCTTGGAGTCTTCTATAACAACAGCCAAGTCAAGTGAAATAAACATGTTGGTGCCTGGTGCTACTCCTGAAGATGATATG GTGGAACATTCCTTGCCACAACAGTATGTTCATGTGTTCCAGGAAGGCCAGTTTGTAACGAGTCCAGTATCCCATTCTGGTGCTTAA